In Subdoligranulum variabile, the genomic stretch AGTTGCGCGAGGTCACAGCTTATGACGAGCTGGAGCTGGATACTCTGGGAGACCGGAAAACTGCCCTGTTCCTCATTATGAGTGATACGGATGACAGTTTTAACTTTCTCATTTCCATGTGCTACACCCAGTTATTCAACCTGCTTTGTGAAAAGGCCGACGATGTGTATGGCGGCAGGCTTCCGGTTCATGTGCGCTGTCTGATTGATGAGTGTGCCAACATCGGGCAGATTCCGAAACTGGAAAAGCTGGTGGCCACCATCCGAAGCCGTGAGATCTCCGCCTGTCTGGTGTTGCAGGCGCAGAGTCAGCTCAAGGCGATCTATAAGGACAACGCGGATACCATCATCGGTAACATGGATACTTCCATCTTCCTGGGCGGTAAGGAACCGACCACCCTCAAGGAGCTGGCTGCCGTGCTGGGCAAGGAAACCATCGACACCTACAACACCGGAGAGAGCCGTGGCAGGGAGACTTCCCACTCGCTCAACTATCAGAAATTGGGAAAAGAGCTGATGAGCCAGGACGAGCTGGCAGTTATGGATGGCGGCAAGTGCATCTTGCAGTTGCGCGGTGTGCGTCCGTTTCTTTCAGACAAGTATGACATTACCAGACACCCTAATTTCAAATACACAGCTGATGCAGACAAGCGAAATACCTTTGATATTGAAGCATTTTTGTCTGCCAGACTAAAACTCAAGCCTGATGAGGTCTGCGATGTATATGAAGTAGACACGGAGGGCGTGTAATACGGTTCCGCTGAGAAAGGAGTGATCGTATCTATTTGCCGCAACTGCCTCTGTTGAGGCCATTGGCGTACAAAGCGGGCAATCATCAACAAAATAATGAAAAAGGAGGACAGCCGGAATCATGCCCCCGGAAACCGGGCGGTAGATTGTTCCGGCTTTTGTATGCCTATGAAACATGACAAACCTATTTTTTAATCAGATTCCGGCTAACAAACTATATGGCATTTTTTGAACAGGCAATTACCGTTCTTCAGACTCTCGTTATCGCTCTGGGCGCTGGTCTTGGTATCTGGGGTGTCATCAACCTGTTGGAAGGTTACGGCAACGACAACCCTGGCGCAAAATCTCAGGGCATGAAGCAGCTCATGGCCGGCGCTGGTGTAGCCGTAGTCGGCATGGTCCTTGTACCTCTGCTCTCCGGACTGTTCTCTGTCTAAGCGTTCCTGCATGAAATCCTTGCCGCTCCCGCAGCTTTGCGGGGGCGGCGGAAAGGAGGTTGACACCGTATGGATTTCTTACTTGAAGCCCTGACAAATTGGCTGAAAGAAATGCTGGTGGGCGGTATTATGAGCAACCTTTCGGGGATGTTTGACAGCGTAAACCAACAGGTCGCGGATATATCCGTACAGGTAGGACAGACCCCACAGGGATGGAATGGCAGTATTTTCAATATGATTGAGAATCTGTCAAACTCCATCATGGTGCCGATTGCAGGTGTGATCCTGGCTATCGTGATGACCGTAGACCTGATCCAGATGATTGCAGACAAGAACAACCTGCATGATGTGGATACCTGGATGATTTTCAAGTGGGTGTTCAAATCAGCTGCTGCCATCCTCATTGTCACAAACACATGGAATATCGTGATGGGCGTCTTTGATATGGCGCAGAGCGTGGTGGCGCAGGCGGCAGGGATTATCAATTCGGATGCGTCCATTGACATTTCCTCAGTTATGACCGATCTGGAACCGAGGCTGATGGAAATGGATTTGGGACCGCTGTTCGGACTGTGGTTCCAATCCCTCTTTATTGGCATTACCATGTGGGCGTTGTATATCTGTATCTTTATCGTTATTTATGGCCGTATGATCGAGATCTACCTTGTAACTTCGGTGGCTCCCGTTCCAATGGCTGCAATGATGGGTAAAGAATGGGGCGGTATGGGACAGAATTACCTCCGATCCCTGCTGGCACTGGGCTTTCAGGCGTTTCTCATTATCGTCTGTGTGGCAATTTATGCTGTGCTGGTGCAGAACATCGCTCTGGAAGATGACATCATCATGGCAATCTGGAGCTGCGTGGGCTACACCGTACTGCTATGTTTTACGCTGTTCAAAACCGGAAGTCTCGCCAAATCAGTCTTTCAGGCGCACTAAAACGGAAGGAGGTTTCCACATTGGCTTATGTACCCGTACCCAAGGACTTAACAAAAGTCAAAACAAAGGTCATGTTCAATCTGACCAAGCGGCAGCTTATCTGCTTCACGGGCGGAGCGCTTATTGGCGTACCGCTTTTCTTTTTGCTCAGAAAACCTACCGGAAACAGTGTAGCGGCTATGTGTATGATGCTGGTTATGCTGCCCTTCTTTATGCTGGCTATGTACGAAAAGCATGGACAGCCCCTGGAAAAGATCGTGGGCAACATTCTCAAAGTAGCTGTGATCCGTCCAAAGCAGCGACCTTACCAGACCAACAACTTTTATGCCGTATTAAAGCGGCAGGAAATGCTCGATAAGGAGGTGTATGACATTGTTCACCGCAATAAAAAAATGGCTGCATCGGATGTTCGGAAAAACCGAGGAAAAAACTGTGCAGCCGGTAAAGACAAAGAAAAAGCTGTCCCGCGCCGATAAGAAGCAGATCGAAGCGGCCATTGCCCGCGCTAACCGCACGGACAAAAAAGGAAAATCTGCGCAGGACAGTATCCCTTATGAACGGATGTGGCCGGACGGAATCTGCCGCGTATCGGACAGCCACTACACAAAGACCATCCAGTTTCAGGACATCAACTATCAGCTCTCCCAAAACGAAGATAAGACGGCAATCTTTGAGGGGTGGTGTGATTTCCTCAATTATTTTGACAGCTCGATTCATTTCCAGCTGTCTTTTTTGAACCTTGCGGCATCGGAGGAGACCTTTGCTAACTCCATTTCCATCCCGCCCCAGAGGGACGCCTTTGACAGTATCCGCGAGGAATACACCACAATGCTGCAAAATCAGCTGGCCAGAGGTAACAACGGTCTCATCAAGACCAAATACCTGACCTTTGGTATCGACGCGGACAGCATCAAAGCCGCCAAGCCCCGTCTGGAGCGTATTGAGACAGATATACTTAATAACTTCAAGCGTCTTGGTGTAGCTGCCAGAACGCTGGACGGTAAAGAAAGGCTTTTTCAGCTTCATGCGGTATTCCACATGGATGAACAACTCCCGTTTCAGTTTGAATGGGACTGGCTGGCTCCTTCCGGTCTGTCCACAAAGGATTTTATTGCACCAAGCTCCTTTGAGTTCCGCACCGGCAAGCAGTTCCGTATGGGCAAGAAATACGGGGCTGTTTCTTTTTTGCAGATTCTCGCACCGGAACTGAATGACCGTTTGCTGGCTGATTTTCTGGATATGGAAAGCTCGCTCATTGTGAGTATGCACATTCAGTCGGTGGATCAGGTGAAAGCCATCAAAACGGTAAAGCGGAAGATTACCGACCTGGACCGCAGCAAGATCGAGGAACAGAAAAAAGCAGTCCGTGCCGGATACGACATGGACATCATTCCATCTGACCTTGCTACCTACGGCAGTGAAGCGAAAAAACTCTTGCAGGATTTGCAGAGCCGCAACGAGAGAATGTTCCTTTTGACCTTTCTGGTGCTGAACACAGCGGACAATCCCCGTCAGCTTGGCAACAACATTTTCCAGGCAGGCTCCATTGCCCAGAAGTATAACTGTCAGTTGACCAGGCTGGACTTCCAGCAGGAAGAAGGGCTGATGAGCTGTCTGCCCCTGGGACTCAATCAGATCGAGATCCAGCGAGGACTGACCACCAGTTCTACGGCTATCTTTGTACCGTTCACCACACAGGAATTATTCCAGAACGGCAAAGAAGCTCTGTACTATGGCATCAATGCTCTATCCAACAACCTCATCATGGTGGATCGAAAGCTGCTGAAAAACCCAAACGGCCTGATTTTGGGTACGCCGGGTTCCGGTAAGTCCTTCAGCGCAAAACGAGAAATTGCCAACTGCTTTTTGCTTACCAGTGATGATGTTATCATCTGTGACCCGGAAGCAGAGTACGCACCTCTGGTGGAGCGTCTGCATGGGCAGGTCATCAAGATCTCGCCTACCTCCACCAACTACATCAATCCGATGGATCTGAATCTGGACTATTCGGATGATGAAAGCCCGCTGTCACTCAAGTCTGACTTTATCCTCAGCTTGTGTGAGCTGATTGTGGGTGGTAAGGAGGGCTTGCAGCCGGTGCAGAAAACCATCATCGACCGCTGTGTGCGCCTGGTCTATCAGACCTATCTCAATGACCCGCGCCCGGAGAATATGCCCGTTTTGGAGGATCTGTATAACCTGCTCCGGGAACAGGAAGAAAAGGAAGCTCAGTATATCGCTACGGCCCTTGAAATCTATGTAACCGGCTCCCTCAATGTATTCAATCACCAGAGCAATGTGGACATCAACAACCGCATTGTCTGCTATGACATCAAGGAACTGGGCAAGCAGCTTAAAAAAATCGGTATGCTGGTGGTTCAGGATCAGGTATGGAACCGCGTTACCATCAACCGTGCCGCCCACAAGTCCACCCGTTACTACATCGACGAGATGCACCTGCTTTTGAAGGAGGAACAGACCGCCGCCTATACGGTAGAAATTTGGAAGCGATTCAGAAAATGGGGCGGTATTCCGACAGGTATCACCCAGAATGTCAAAGACCTTTTGAGCAGCCGCGAGGTGGAAAATATCTTTGAAAATTCCGACTTCGTGTATATGCTCAACCAGGCAGGCGGAGACCGTCAGATCCTCGCCAAGCAGCTGGGCATTTCCACGCACCAGCTTAGCTATGTGACCCACTCCGGTGAGGGCGAGGGCCTGCTGTTCTATGGCTCCACAATTCTGCCTTTCGTGGACCACTTCCCGAAGAGTACCGAGCTGTACCGCATTATGACCACCAAACCCCAGGAACTGAAAAAGAAGGAGGATGAATGATGATGAACCCCAACATTTTGAATCAAAACCCGCTGATGTTTTTTGACAGGGCGGTAAATGCCCAGCGCAGCCAGCTGCTTACGGTCATGGCCGATGCGGTAAGTGAGTGCCGCACGGCGGCAGATCAGGCAGCCGAACTGAATGAGACCGGTCAGGTGGGGCTGCTCCGTCTGGCAGAGGTCTGGAGCACCATCCGTGCCAAGGAAGGTATGGGCGGTCTGGTTCTGGAAGGAACCGAAGCGAAAATCCTGTCCGATGTGGTGGCACAGTTTTACGCCTACCTGTCCGGTTGTATGTTCAACGATCCTGTGGGAATGGCCATTTATGCAGAGCTGCACTACATGATGTCCTCCCTCATGCTGGGAGAATGGTTTGAATAAGGAGCCGCGCCTGCGCTTTACTGATGAGGAACGGTCTGATCCTGCACTGGAAAAGCCGATCCGTAAAGCGGAGAAAGCTGCGGCTAGAGCAGATAAGGCGCAGGCCAATATCCCAAAGAAAAAGGTCAGGCAGACGGTCATTGACCCGGATACCGGAAAAAAGACCTCGAAGCTGACCTTTGAGGACAAGAAAAAGCCACCCTCCAAAGTTTCTCAAGGAGTCAGGGAAGCTCCCGTCTATCTGGTCGCAGGCAAGCTACACAAAGAGATCCGGGAAACAGAGCAGGACAATGTGGGCGTGGAAAGCGCCCACAAGTCCGAGGAAGCGGTGGAGACCGGCGCTTATCTGGTGCGGGAGGGCTATCGCAGCCACAAGCTGAAGCCATACCGCAAAGCAGCACAGGCAGAGCGCCAACTGGAAAAGGCAAATGTAAATGTTCTGTACCAGAAATCTTTACAGGAAAATCCCCAGTTTGCCAGCAACCCTCTTTCCCGCTGGCAGCAAAAGCAGGCCATCAAAAAGCAGTATGCCGCCGCCAAACACGCCGGTCAGACTGCCGGAAATACCGCCCAGGCTGCATCCAAAACCGGAAAAGCCGCAAGGACGGTAAAAGAAAAGGCACAGCAGGCAGGGGCGTTCGTCATGCGCCACAAGAAGGGTTTCCTGATGGCAGGGGTTTTGTTCCTCATTACCTGTATGCTGATGAATACCATGTCCTCCTGCTCCATGATGGCGCAGAGCATCGGTTCCGTTCTCTCCGGCACCACTTATCCGTCGGATGACCCGGAAATGTTGGCAGTGGAGGCAGATTATGCAGTCAGAGAAGTCCAGCTGCAGGAGGAAATCGACAACATTGAAAGCAGCCACCCAGGGTATGACGAGTATCGCTATGACCTTGGTATGATCGGCCATGACCCTCATGAGCTGGCAGCATTTCTGTCTGCCGTCTTGCAAGGTTACACCCAGCAGAGCGCTCAGGCAGAGCTGGCGCGTGTGTTTGCAGCACAGTATCAGCTGACGCTTACTGAGGAAGTGGAGATTCGCTACCGCACGGAGACCTCCACCGACCCGGAGACCGGCGAGACCACCTCAGAAGAAGTCCCCTATGAGTATTACATTTTGAATGTGAAACTCACCAGCAAGCCCATTTCCGCTGTGGCGTCGGAGTTACTGACCCCGGAGCAGATGGAAATGTATCAGGTCTACCGACAGACCATGGGCAATAAGTCGTTGTTGTTTGGCGGCGGTTCCCCTGATACCAGCGGCTCGGAAGATCTGTCCGGTGTGCAGTTCATTAACGGTACCCGCCCCGGCAATCCTCAGCTGGTGGAACTGGCCAAGCGTCAGGTGGGCAATGTGGGCGGCTATCCTTATTGGAGCTGGTATGGCTTTGACAGCCGCGTGGAGTGGTGCGCCTGCTTTGTATCCTGGTGTTATAACCAGGCTGGAAAAAGTGAACCGCGCTTTGCAGGCTGTGAGTGGCAGGGCGTTCCGTGGTTCCAGTCTCATGGACAATGGGGTGCAAGAGGCTATAATAATCTGGCTCCCGGAGATGCAATTTTCTTTGATTGGGATTTGGATGGGACAGCAGACCATGTGGGTATCGTGATCGGTACGGATGGCAGCCGTGTTTATACTGTGGAGGGAAATTCCGGCGATGCCTGCAAGATCAAAAGTTATGACCTGAATTATCAAAGCATTAAAGGCTATGGTCTGATGAACTGGTAACAGACTTTGTGGAAAGGAGTGAACGGTTATGGCAAAAAACAAAATTGAGCGCATTGACCAGGAGATTACAAAGGTCCGCGAGAAGATCGCAGAGTATCAGGAAAAGCTCAAGGCGCTGGAAGCACAGAAAACCGAGGCAGAAAATCTGGAGATCGTCCAGATGGTGCGCGCCCTGCGTATGACCCCGACCCAGTTGAGCGCCATGCTGTCCGGTGGCACAGTTCCCGGCAGTTTGGCTGATGAAAATAACGAACAGGAGGAAAACAGCTATGAGGAATAAACGATTGCTCCGAACACTTTCCGCCTTTTGCCTGACAATGGTTGTGGCATTTGGCTTTACGATCCCTGCTTTTGCACAGGGGTCAGAACAGGCTCCGGCGGCACCGGCAGAGGATTCTACCAATGATAGCAATGTGATTGTGGAAGAAACAGAACCAGCACCGGCACTTACACCGGAGGGGAATGCGGCACTGGTGGATGATTTTGGAGGTAATAAGCAGCTCATTACTGTTACCACCAAGGCTGGCAATTATTTTTACATTTTGATCGACAGGGCGAATGAGGATAAAAAGACTGCTGTTCATTTTCTGAACCAGGTGGATGAAGCGGATTTGATGGCACTGATGGAAGATGAAAATGTCAAAGAGAAGCCGGCTGCTGTGTGTAGCTGCACGACAAAATGTGAAGCAGGGGCAGTCAATACGGCTTGTCCGGTCTGTGCAACTGATAAGAGTAAATGTACGGGCAAAGCACCGGAACCTCCGGCAGAAACACCGGAACCGGAAAAAGAGAAGCCTGCCGGACTGAACCCGGCTGCGATAGTCCTTTTGCTGGCTCTGCTTGGAGGCGGTGGCGTATTTGCCTACTTGAAGCTCATTAAGAATAAGCCTAAGACCAAGGGCAATGACAGTCTGGACGATTATGATTATGGCGAGGAAGATTCCGAGGAATGGGAAACCGAAAATGAGGAGTCAGATGAGCCTGACGCTGGCGGGGGCAGCACAGAAGATGATGATGAGGACAGTGTGAAATGACCCGTTTCACAGACAGTCCCTATGAACGCATGATGACACGCAGGCCGGAGGGCGGGAGGGAAACTTCCCGTCCTCATTCTTTATCCCACAACCACCCCTGCTATGGTTGCGGGAGTTATGGAAGTCCCTGCGTAGGTATCTGCCATCGTGAGATGGAACGCTGGCTCAAAGAAAGGAAACGAAAAAAATGAGTGTTCTGATTATATTTATCAAGCTGATTGCTGTTTTTGACCTGCTTGTGATCGCCGTGTATTTTGGCGGCGACATTCTTTCTACCATGTTAAACAAACTTTGGAGAAAGCCAAAGCAAGATGATCCCTTTGATTTCTCCTTAGATACCACGACAGTTTCATTGTCCATAGATTCTATCCGTCAGCTTTATTCCGGTGACGCGGCAGATTTTGTGGAAGAAAAGATCCTGCCAAATGCGGAGAAAACAATGGCCGTTTTGACGGAACAAGAACAGACGGCGGCTCATCTGCTCTTATCCGCTCTGATCGGTTTTCTTGCAGCAGAAGCTCCTATGGATGAACAGAGCTTTCCTTTGATGATGGAACTTCTGAACTGCATGGAAGGGGAAAAAGAAGATGGTTGTCAGGATGCAGTAGATAGTTTACTTGAAGATGCCGCCTGCAATACCCGCCGTCACGAAGAATATTACAGCAATTATCAACGCTACCAGCTGATGCAGGTGGATAAAACCCGTGTCATTTTGGCTTGCCGTATCATCATCAATGACCTGCTGGGGAAACTGTACCGCTATGACTACCGGTTTGGTTATAACCTGCTACTGGATGAGGAAAACAGCATAGAGAAAAAACTGCACACGCCTGTGCGGGAAGAATGGGAGGCTGAAGATGATGAGATATAAACTGGTAATCGCTGAAAAACCATCGGTTGCACAAAGTCTGGCCGCCGTGATCGGCGCGACTGC encodes the following:
- a CDS encoding Maff2 family mobile element protein — its product is MAFFEQAITVLQTLVIALGAGLGIWGVINLLEGYGNDNPGAKSQGMKQLMAGAGVAVVGMVLVPLLSGLFSV
- a CDS encoding VirB6/TrbL-like conjugal transfer protein, CD1112 family, with translation MDFLLEALTNWLKEMLVGGIMSNLSGMFDSVNQQVADISVQVGQTPQGWNGSIFNMIENLSNSIMVPIAGVILAIVMTVDLIQMIADKNNLHDVDTWMIFKWVFKSAAAILIVTNTWNIVMGVFDMAQSVVAQAAGIINSDASIDISSVMTDLEPRLMEMDLGPLFGLWFQSLFIGITMWALYICIFIVIYGRMIEIYLVTSVAPVPMAAMMGKEWGGMGQNYLRSLLALGFQAFLIIVCVAIYAVLVQNIALEDDIIMAIWSCVGYTVLLCFTLFKTGSLAKSVFQAH
- a CDS encoding PrgI family protein; the encoded protein is MAYVPVPKDLTKVKTKVMFNLTKRQLICFTGGALIGVPLFFLLRKPTGNSVAAMCMMLVMLPFFMLAMYEKHGQPLEKIVGNILKVAVIRPKQRPYQTNNFYAVLKRQEMLDKEVYDIVHRNKKMAASDVRKNRGKNCAAGKDKEKAVPRR
- a CDS encoding VirB4-like conjugal transfer ATPase, CD1110 family; translated protein: MQPVKTKKKLSRADKKQIEAAIARANRTDKKGKSAQDSIPYERMWPDGICRVSDSHYTKTIQFQDINYQLSQNEDKTAIFEGWCDFLNYFDSSIHFQLSFLNLAASEETFANSISIPPQRDAFDSIREEYTTMLQNQLARGNNGLIKTKYLTFGIDADSIKAAKPRLERIETDILNNFKRLGVAARTLDGKERLFQLHAVFHMDEQLPFQFEWDWLAPSGLSTKDFIAPSSFEFRTGKQFRMGKKYGAVSFLQILAPELNDRLLADFLDMESSLIVSMHIQSVDQVKAIKTVKRKITDLDRSKIEEQKKAVRAGYDMDIIPSDLATYGSEAKKLLQDLQSRNERMFLLTFLVLNTADNPRQLGNNIFQAGSIAQKYNCQLTRLDFQQEEGLMSCLPLGLNQIEIQRGLTTSSTAIFVPFTTQELFQNGKEALYYGINALSNNLIMVDRKLLKNPNGLILGTPGSGKSFSAKREIANCFLLTSDDVIICDPEAEYAPLVERLHGQVIKISPTSTNYINPMDLNLDYSDDESPLSLKSDFILSLCELIVGGKEGLQPVQKTIIDRCVRLVYQTYLNDPRPENMPVLEDLYNLLREQEEKEAQYIATALEIYVTGSLNVFNHQSNVDINNRIVCYDIKELGKQLKKIGMLVVQDQVWNRVTINRAAHKSTRYYIDEMHLLLKEEQTAAYTVEIWKRFRKWGGIPTGITQNVKDLLSSREVENIFENSDFVYMLNQAGGDRQILAKQLGISTHQLSYVTHSGEGEGLLFYGSTILPFVDHFPKSTELYRIMTTKPQELKKKEDE
- a CDS encoding DUF3851 domain-containing protein, whose protein sequence is MMNPNILNQNPLMFFDRAVNAQRSQLLTVMADAVSECRTAADQAAELNETGQVGLLRLAEVWSTIRAKEGMGGLVLEGTEAKILSDVVAQFYAYLSGCMFNDPVGMAIYAELHYMMSSLMLGEWFE
- a CDS encoding C40 family peptidase; its protein translation is MNKEPRLRFTDEERSDPALEKPIRKAEKAAARADKAQANIPKKKVRQTVIDPDTGKKTSKLTFEDKKKPPSKVSQGVREAPVYLVAGKLHKEIRETEQDNVGVESAHKSEEAVETGAYLVREGYRSHKLKPYRKAAQAERQLEKANVNVLYQKSLQENPQFASNPLSRWQQKQAIKKQYAAAKHAGQTAGNTAQAASKTGKAARTVKEKAQQAGAFVMRHKKGFLMAGVLFLITCMLMNTMSSCSMMAQSIGSVLSGTTYPSDDPEMLAVEADYAVREVQLQEEIDNIESSHPGYDEYRYDLGMIGHDPHELAAFLSAVLQGYTQQSAQAELARVFAAQYQLTLTEEVEIRYRTETSTDPETGETTSEEVPYEYYILNVKLTSKPISAVASELLTPEQMEMYQVYRQTMGNKSLLFGGGSPDTSGSEDLSGVQFINGTRPGNPQLVELAKRQVGNVGGYPYWSWYGFDSRVEWCACFVSWCYNQAGKSEPRFAGCEWQGVPWFQSHGQWGARGYNNLAPGDAIFFDWDLDGTADHVGIVIGTDGSRVYTVEGNSGDACKIKSYDLNYQSIKGYGLMNW
- a CDS encoding DUF4315 family protein, with the translated sequence MAKNKIERIDQEITKVREKIAEYQEKLKALEAQKTEAENLEIVQMVRALRMTPTQLSAMLSGGTVPGSLADENNEQEENSYEE
- a CDS encoding DUF4366 domain-containing protein, with translation MRNKRLLRTLSAFCLTMVVAFGFTIPAFAQGSEQAPAAPAEDSTNDSNVIVEETEPAPALTPEGNAALVDDFGGNKQLITVTTKAGNYFYILIDRANEDKKTAVHFLNQVDEADLMALMEDENVKEKPAAVCSCTTKCEAGAVNTACPVCATDKSKCTGKAPEPPAETPEPEKEKPAGLNPAAIVLLLALLGGGGVFAYLKLIKNKPKTKGNDSLDDYDYGEEDSEEWETENEESDEPDAGGGSTEDDDEDSVK